A part of Aegilops tauschii subsp. strangulata cultivar AL8/78 chromosome 2, Aet v6.0, whole genome shotgun sequence genomic DNA contains:
- the LOC109773616 gene encoding uncharacterized protein isoform X2, with translation MGVMPRNVHECVGSYRPFGLCSFRHNSDCQSVFQQILMDTLRNLVWATSKHDVYMAQNNSVMHWSSLLQRGTEVLHVAGQVVPKQKTHGARTLSRVQISTMALKDNLMVAGGFRGELIFKYVDKPGVAFCTNAADNKNSVTNAVDVYESPSGATRVTAANNDCTVKFLDAERCSLLSRFTFPWSVNNTSVSPDGKLLAVLGDSSDCVITDAQSGDSDSQRAPGLLVLIGLAPRRARPGDGEPGQDVPAVGHAQPVGAVRGAGREDRRGPGPPVLVGRAVPGGGGGGGLRPRVRRAGRLRRRAGDRAVRGDRGRGVQPGRGRAVRRGRGPGLRQPARVRPAGPARLPGLVPVTEWNSHVGRASSRCLDVCIVLHMASGGFCLYAEWYK, from the exons ATGGGAGTGATGCCTAGAAATGTGCATGAGTGTGTAGGAAGTTATCGGCCCTTTGGTTTGTGCAGTTTCAGACACAACTCAGATTGCCAATCGGTTTTCCAGCAAATTCTTATGGATACG CTAAGGAATCTTGTGTGGGCCACATCCAAGCATGATGTTTACATGGCACAGAACAATTCAGTGATGCACTGGTCTTCTCTTCTTCAAAGAGGGACAGAAGTGCTCCACGTTGCAGGCCAAGTTGTTCCAAAGCAG AAGACGCATGGAGCTCGGACACTGTCCAGAGTGCAGATCAGCACAATGGCCCTAAAAGACAATCTCATGGTAGCGGGTGGTTTCCGTGGTGAACTGATTTTCAAG TATGTTGACAAGCCCGGGGTGGCATTCTGTACGAATGCCGCTGATAATAAAAACTCCGTCACGAATGCTGTAGATGTGTACGAGTCTCCTAG CGGCGCTACTCGAGTGACGGCGGCCAACAATGACTGCACTGTCAAATTTCTTGATGCCGAGAGGTGCAGCCTGCTTAGTCGCTTTACTTTCCCGTGGTCGGTCAAT AACACATCGGTGAGTCCTGATGGCAAGCTCCTCGCGGTCCTCGGCGACAGCTCCGACTGCGTGATCACCGACGCTCAATCGG GAGATAGCGACTCTCAAAGGGCACCTGGACTACTCGTTCTCATCGGCCTGGCACCCCGGCGGGCACGTCCTGGCGACGGGGAACCAGGACAAGACGTGCCGGCTGTGGGACACGCGCAACCTGTCGGCGCCGTTCGCGGTGCTGGGAGGGAGGATCGGCGCGGTCCGGGGCCTCCGGTTCTCGTCGGACGGGCGGTtcctggcggcggcggaggcggcggactTCGTCCACGTGTACGACGCGCGGGCCGGCTACGGCGCCGCGCAGGAGATCGGGCTGTTCGGGGAGATCGCGGGCGTGGCGTTCAGCCCGGACGCGGACGCGCTGTTCGTCGGGGTCGCGGACCGGGCCTACGGCAGCCTGCTCGAGTTCGGCCGGCGGGGCCGGCACGCCTACCTGGACTCGTACCTGTGACTGAGTGGAACAGTCATGTCGGCCGCGCGTCGAGTAGATGCCTAGATGTGTGTATAGTGCTCCATATGGCAAGTGGTGGTTTCTGTTTATATGCGGAGTGGTACAAGTGA
- the LOC109773615 gene encoding probable WRKY transcription factor 41, with protein sequence MESVEGNGTGRGNLQLVVSELCRVQELVRQLELHLHAPDVSIDLCRALTAEIFALTDRSIGFVAAAHFPDAPTTPSSTSSSLSGVSDQPFRTNTKKRKATARWTSQVRVSAAGGAEGPGDDGHSWRKYGQKDILGAKHPRAYYRCTHRNSQACPATKQVQRADQDPALFDVVYHGQHTCRPTGGRRPPTNQHNPHAESLLQSLRAGLTVDAEHGALNNTSVSPPSMASPVASGSNGGLAMSPYPVPAGAYAEWPLDGDLQEVVSALTAVSAPSMDCLFEFDPTFGVGVPNFFM encoded by the exons ATGGAGAGCGTGGAGGGGAACGGCACCGGCCGCGGGAACCTGCAGCTTGTGGTGTCGGAACTGTGCCGAGTCCAGGAGCTGGTCCGGCAGCTGGAGCTGCACCTACACGCACCGGACGTCTCCATCGACCTGTGCCGCGCCCTCACCGCCGAGATCTTCGCGCTCACCGACCGGTCCATCGGCTTCGTCGCCGCCGCACATTTCCCCGACGCCCCGACCACGCCCTCCAGCACCTCCAGCTCCCTCAGCGGCGTCTCCGACCAGCCCTTCAGGACCAACACCAAGAAGAG GAAGGCGACGGCGAGGTGGACGAGCCAGGTGAGGGTGAGTGcggccggcggcgcggaggggccTGGCGACGACGGCCACAGCTGGAGGAAGTACGGGCAGAAGGACATCCTCGGCGCCAAGCACCCGAGGGCCTACTACCGCTGCACCCACCGCAACTCGCAGGCCTGCCCCGCCACCAAGCAGGTGCAGCGCGCCGACCAGGACCCCGCGCTCTTCGACGTCGTCTACCACGGCCAGCACACCTGCAGGCCAACGGGCGGTAGGAGGCCGCCGACGAACCAACACAACCCGCACGCGGAGAGCCTGCTGCAGAGCCTCAGAGCCGGCCTGACCGTGGACGCGGAGCACGGCGCCCTGAACAACACCTCAGTCTCACCGCCGTCGATGGCCTCGCCTGTGGCGTCTGGCTCCAACGGTGGTCTGGCCATGTCGCCGTACCCGGTGCCAGCCGGCGCGTACGCGGAGTGGCCGCTGGACGGCGACCTCCAGGAGGTGGTGTCGGCGCTCACAGCCGTGTCAGCCCCGAGCATGGACTGCCTTTTCGAGTTCGACCCGACCTTCGGCGTTGGTGTGCCGAACTTCTTCATGTGA
- the LOC109773616 gene encoding uncharacterized WD repeat-containing protein C2A9.03 isoform X4, with product MGVMPRNVHECVGSYRPFGLCSFRHNSDCQSVFQQILMDTLRNLVWATSKHDVYMAQNNSVMHWSSLLQRGTEVLHVAGQVVPKQKTHGARTLSRVQISTMALKDNLMVAGGFRGELIFKYVDKPGVAFCTNAADNKNSVTNAVDVYESPSGATRVTAANNDCTVKFLDAERCSLLSRFTFPWSVNNTSVSPDGKLLAVLGDSSDCVITDAQSGEEIATLKGHLDYSFSSAWHPGGHVLATGNQDKTCRLWDTRNLSAPFAVLGGRIGAVRGLRFSSDGRFLAAAEAADFVHVYDARAGYGAAQEIGLFGEIAGVAFSPDADALFVGVADRAYGSLLEFGRRGRHAYLDSYL from the exons ATGGGAGTGATGCCTAGAAATGTGCATGAGTGTGTAGGAAGTTATCGGCCCTTTGGTTTGTGCAGTTTCAGACACAACTCAGATTGCCAATCGGTTTTCCAGCAAATTCTTATGGATACG CTAAGGAATCTTGTGTGGGCCACATCCAAGCATGATGTTTACATGGCACAGAACAATTCAGTGATGCACTGGTCTTCTCTTCTTCAAAGAGGGACAGAAGTGCTCCACGTTGCAGGCCAAGTTGTTCCAAAGCAG AAGACGCATGGAGCTCGGACACTGTCCAGAGTGCAGATCAGCACAATGGCCCTAAAAGACAATCTCATGGTAGCGGGTGGTTTCCGTGGTGAACTGATTTTCAAG TATGTTGACAAGCCCGGGGTGGCATTCTGTACGAATGCCGCTGATAATAAAAACTCCGTCACGAATGCTGTAGATGTGTACGAGTCTCCTAG CGGCGCTACTCGAGTGACGGCGGCCAACAATGACTGCACTGTCAAATTTCTTGATGCCGAGAGGTGCAGCCTGCTTAGTCGCTTTACTTTCCCGTGGTCGGTCAAT AACACATCGGTGAGTCCTGATGGCAAGCTCCTCGCGGTCCTCGGCGACAGCTCCGACTGCGTGATCACCGACGCTCAATCGGGTGAA GAGATAGCGACTCTCAAAGGGCACCTGGACTACTCGTTCTCATCGGCCTGGCACCCCGGCGGGCACGTCCTGGCGACGGGGAACCAGGACAAGACGTGCCGGCTGTGGGACACGCGCAACCTGTCGGCGCCGTTCGCGGTGCTGGGAGGGAGGATCGGCGCGGTCCGGGGCCTCCGGTTCTCGTCGGACGGGCGGTtcctggcggcggcggaggcggcggactTCGTCCACGTGTACGACGCGCGGGCCGGCTACGGCGCCGCGCAGGAGATCGGGCTGTTCGGGGAGATCGCGGGCGTGGCGTTCAGCCCGGACGCGGACGCGCTGTTCGTCGGGGTCGCGGACCGGGCCTACGGCAGCCTGCTCGAGTTCGGCCGGCGGGGCCGGCACGCCTACCTGGACTCGTACCTGTGA
- the LOC109773618 gene encoding uncharacterized protein: protein MPPRRRGSLGYRGVHERPSGAYYAEIRSGDVRLGLGTFETPHKAARVYDAAAWRLERPRSQMNFRDVYTREQAQAVAPPPRLITDLDRAEHRRRQRRLLIVEEDERAMAEWRRRHPEDVANGCAFLAERTARRRAERADKCRRKALAISQCDLVNAGGKSFFSSDDDRWDDVWICTLDNTSEGDDEDDSE, encoded by the coding sequence atgccgccgcgccgccgaggATCTTTGGGCTACCGCGGCGTCCACGAGCGCCCCTCCGGTGCCTACTACGCTGAGATCCGGTCCGGCGATgtccgcctcggcctcggcacgTTCGAGACCCCGCACAAGGCCGCCCGCgtgtacgacgcggcggcgtggcgcctagAAAGGCCTCGCTCGCAGATGAACTTCCGCGACGTCTACACACGCGAGCAGGCGCAGGCCGTcgcccctcctcctcgtcttATCACGGACCTGGACCGTGCGGAGCACCGTCGgcggcagcgccgcctcctcatcgTCGAGGAGGACGAGCGAGCCATGGCGGAGTGGCGCCGGCGCCACCCGGAGGACGTCGCCAACGGGTGCGCCTTCTTGGCGGAGAGGACGGCAAGGCGCCGCGCGGAGCGGGCGGACAAGTGTCGGCGGAAGGCACTGGCCATATCGCAGTGCGATCTCGTCAATGCCGGTGGGAAGTCGTTCTTCTCGTCAGACGATGATCGTTGGGATGACGTGTGGATCTGTACCTTGGACAACACCAGCGagggtgatgatgaggacgactCGGAGTAG
- the LOC109773616 gene encoding uncharacterized WD repeat-containing protein C2A9.03 isoform X5 yields MAQNNSVMHWSSLLQRGTEVLHVAGQVVPKQKTHGARTLSRVQISTMALKDNLMVAGGFRGELIFKYVDKPGVAFCTNAADNKNSVTNAVDVYESPSGATRVTAANNDCTVKFLDAERCSLLSRFTFPWSVNNTSVSPDGKLLAVLGDSSDCVITDAQSGEEIATLKGHLDYSFSSAWHPGGHVLATGNQDKTCRLWDTRNLSAPFAVLGGRIGAVRGLRFSSDGRFLAAAEAADFVHVYDARAGYGAAQEIGLFGEIAGVAFSPDADALFVGVADRAYGSLLEFGRRGRHAYLDSYL; encoded by the exons ATGGCACAGAACAATTCAGTGATGCACTGGTCTTCTCTTCTTCAAAGAGGGACAGAAGTGCTCCACGTTGCAGGCCAAGTTGTTCCAAAGCAG AAGACGCATGGAGCTCGGACACTGTCCAGAGTGCAGATCAGCACAATGGCCCTAAAAGACAATCTCATGGTAGCGGGTGGTTTCCGTGGTGAACTGATTTTCAAG TATGTTGACAAGCCCGGGGTGGCATTCTGTACGAATGCCGCTGATAATAAAAACTCCGTCACGAATGCTGTAGATGTGTACGAGTCTCCTAG CGGCGCTACTCGAGTGACGGCGGCCAACAATGACTGCACTGTCAAATTTCTTGATGCCGAGAGGTGCAGCCTGCTTAGTCGCTTTACTTTCCCGTGGTCGGTCAAT AACACATCGGTGAGTCCTGATGGCAAGCTCCTCGCGGTCCTCGGCGACAGCTCCGACTGCGTGATCACCGACGCTCAATCGGGTGAA GAGATAGCGACTCTCAAAGGGCACCTGGACTACTCGTTCTCATCGGCCTGGCACCCCGGCGGGCACGTCCTGGCGACGGGGAACCAGGACAAGACGTGCCGGCTGTGGGACACGCGCAACCTGTCGGCGCCGTTCGCGGTGCTGGGAGGGAGGATCGGCGCGGTCCGGGGCCTCCGGTTCTCGTCGGACGGGCGGTtcctggcggcggcggaggcggcggactTCGTCCACGTGTACGACGCGCGGGCCGGCTACGGCGCCGCGCAGGAGATCGGGCTGTTCGGGGAGATCGCGGGCGTGGCGTTCAGCCCGGACGCGGACGCGCTGTTCGTCGGGGTCGCGGACCGGGCCTACGGCAGCCTGCTCGAGTTCGGCCGGCGGGGCCGGCACGCCTACCTGGACTCGTACCTGTGA
- the LOC109773616 gene encoding uncharacterized WD repeat-containing protein C2A9.03 isoform X1 has protein sequence MAVYLNDDLEDLQDDRFDSDGFGVSGSRDGHPSSPNKHKNDTSAVEYRNGKDMQGIPWERLKYSRDQYRKMRLKHYKNYENLARSHQGFDMECKQVETNDKFYDFCFNTRLVKPTIVHFQLRNLVWATSKHDVYMAQNNSVMHWSSLLQRGTEVLHVAGQVVPKQKTHGARTLSRVQISTMALKDNLMVAGGFRGELIFKYVDKPGVAFCTNAADNKNSVTNAVDVYESPSGATRVTAANNDCTVKFLDAERCSLLSRFTFPWSVNNTSVSPDGKLLAVLGDSSDCVITDAQSGEEIATLKGHLDYSFSSAWHPGGHVLATGNQDKTCRLWDTRNLSAPFAVLGGRIGAVRGLRFSSDGRFLAAAEAADFVHVYDARAGYGAAQEIGLFGEIAGVAFSPDADALFVGVADRAYGSLLEFGRRGRHAYLDSYL, from the exons ATGGCCGTGTACTTGAACGACGATTTGGAAGACCTGCAAGACGACCGCTTCGACTCCGACGGGTTTGGCGTCTCCGGCAGCCGCGACGGCCATCCCTCGAGCCCG AATAAGCATAAGAATGATACATCAGCCGTGGAGTACAGAAATGGAAAAGACATGCAAGGGATACCATGGGAGAGGTTAAAATACAGTAGAGATCAGTATCGCAAGATGAGGCTGAAGCATTACAAGAAttatgagaacctcgcgaggtcaCATCAGGGGTTTGATATG GAGTGCAAACAAGTGGAGACAAATGACAAGTTCTATGATTTCTGCTTCAACACACGACTTGTCAAGCCAACGATAGTGCATTTTCAG CTAAGGAATCTTGTGTGGGCCACATCCAAGCATGATGTTTACATGGCACAGAACAATTCAGTGATGCACTGGTCTTCTCTTCTTCAAAGAGGGACAGAAGTGCTCCACGTTGCAGGCCAAGTTGTTCCAAAGCAG AAGACGCATGGAGCTCGGACACTGTCCAGAGTGCAGATCAGCACAATGGCCCTAAAAGACAATCTCATGGTAGCGGGTGGTTTCCGTGGTGAACTGATTTTCAAG TATGTTGACAAGCCCGGGGTGGCATTCTGTACGAATGCCGCTGATAATAAAAACTCCGTCACGAATGCTGTAGATGTGTACGAGTCTCCTAG CGGCGCTACTCGAGTGACGGCGGCCAACAATGACTGCACTGTCAAATTTCTTGATGCCGAGAGGTGCAGCCTGCTTAGTCGCTTTACTTTCCCGTGGTCGGTCAAT AACACATCGGTGAGTCCTGATGGCAAGCTCCTCGCGGTCCTCGGCGACAGCTCCGACTGCGTGATCACCGACGCTCAATCGGGTGAA GAGATAGCGACTCTCAAAGGGCACCTGGACTACTCGTTCTCATCGGCCTGGCACCCCGGCGGGCACGTCCTGGCGACGGGGAACCAGGACAAGACGTGCCGGCTGTGGGACACGCGCAACCTGTCGGCGCCGTTCGCGGTGCTGGGAGGGAGGATCGGCGCGGTCCGGGGCCTCCGGTTCTCGTCGGACGGGCGGTtcctggcggcggcggaggcggcggactTCGTCCACGTGTACGACGCGCGGGCCGGCTACGGCGCCGCGCAGGAGATCGGGCTGTTCGGGGAGATCGCGGGCGTGGCGTTCAGCCCGGACGCGGACGCGCTGTTCGTCGGGGTCGCGGACCGGGCCTACGGCAGCCTGCTCGAGTTCGGCCGGCGGGGCCGGCACGCCTACCTGGACTCGTACCTGTGA
- the LOC109773616 gene encoding uncharacterized protein isoform X3: protein MAVYLNDDLEDLQDDRFDSDGFGVSGSRDGHPSSPNKHKNDTSAVEYRNGKDMQGIPWERLKYSRDQYRKMRLKHYKNYENLARSHQGFDMECKQVETNDKFYDFCFNTRLVKPTIVHFQLRNLVWATSKHDVYMAQNNSVMHWSSLLQRGTEVLHVAGQVVPKQKTHGARTLSRVQISTMALKDNLMVAGGFRGELIFKYVDKPGVAFCTNAADNKNSVTNAVDVYESPSGATRVTAANNDCTVKFLDAERCSLLSRFTFPWSVNNTSVSPDGKLLAVLGDSSDCVITDAQSGDSDSQRAPGLLVLIGLAPRRARPGDGEPGQDVPAVGHAQPVGAVRGAGREDRRGPGPPVLVGRAVPGGGGGGGLRPRVRRAGRLRRRAGDRAVRGDRGRGVQPGRGRAVRRGRGPGLRQPARVRPAGPARLPGLVPVTEWNSHVGRASSRCLDVCIVLHMASGGFCLYAEWYK, encoded by the exons ATGGCCGTGTACTTGAACGACGATTTGGAAGACCTGCAAGACGACCGCTTCGACTCCGACGGGTTTGGCGTCTCCGGCAGCCGCGACGGCCATCCCTCGAGCCCG AATAAGCATAAGAATGATACATCAGCCGTGGAGTACAGAAATGGAAAAGACATGCAAGGGATACCATGGGAGAGGTTAAAATACAGTAGAGATCAGTATCGCAAGATGAGGCTGAAGCATTACAAGAAttatgagaacctcgcgaggtcaCATCAGGGGTTTGATATG GAGTGCAAACAAGTGGAGACAAATGACAAGTTCTATGATTTCTGCTTCAACACACGACTTGTCAAGCCAACGATAGTGCATTTTCAG CTAAGGAATCTTGTGTGGGCCACATCCAAGCATGATGTTTACATGGCACAGAACAATTCAGTGATGCACTGGTCTTCTCTTCTTCAAAGAGGGACAGAAGTGCTCCACGTTGCAGGCCAAGTTGTTCCAAAGCAG AAGACGCATGGAGCTCGGACACTGTCCAGAGTGCAGATCAGCACAATGGCCCTAAAAGACAATCTCATGGTAGCGGGTGGTTTCCGTGGTGAACTGATTTTCAAG TATGTTGACAAGCCCGGGGTGGCATTCTGTACGAATGCCGCTGATAATAAAAACTCCGTCACGAATGCTGTAGATGTGTACGAGTCTCCTAG CGGCGCTACTCGAGTGACGGCGGCCAACAATGACTGCACTGTCAAATTTCTTGATGCCGAGAGGTGCAGCCTGCTTAGTCGCTTTACTTTCCCGTGGTCGGTCAAT AACACATCGGTGAGTCCTGATGGCAAGCTCCTCGCGGTCCTCGGCGACAGCTCCGACTGCGTGATCACCGACGCTCAATCGG GAGATAGCGACTCTCAAAGGGCACCTGGACTACTCGTTCTCATCGGCCTGGCACCCCGGCGGGCACGTCCTGGCGACGGGGAACCAGGACAAGACGTGCCGGCTGTGGGACACGCGCAACCTGTCGGCGCCGTTCGCGGTGCTGGGAGGGAGGATCGGCGCGGTCCGGGGCCTCCGGTTCTCGTCGGACGGGCGGTtcctggcggcggcggaggcggcggactTCGTCCACGTGTACGACGCGCGGGCCGGCTACGGCGCCGCGCAGGAGATCGGGCTGTTCGGGGAGATCGCGGGCGTGGCGTTCAGCCCGGACGCGGACGCGCTGTTCGTCGGGGTCGCGGACCGGGCCTACGGCAGCCTGCTCGAGTTCGGCCGGCGGGGCCGGCACGCCTACCTGGACTCGTACCTGTGACTGAGTGGAACAGTCATGTCGGCCGCGCGTCGAGTAGATGCCTAGATGTGTGTATAGTGCTCCATATGGCAAGTGGTGGTTTCTGTTTATATGCGGAGTGGTACAAGTGA